Within Mangifera indica cultivar Alphonso unplaced genomic scaffold, CATAS_Mindica_2.1 Un_0080, whole genome shotgun sequence, the genomic segment CTGCGAGGCCATTCATTATCAAAAGACCGCCTTATCtctcaacttcttcttcttcaccttaACGCTGCCATCTACTCACTAATTGTACTTCAAAATGTCCGCTATACTCGGAGTATCTTCTACTCCCATCTTGAAGGTCTACGCTAAACGAGCTACGACGTCGTCTTTGTTTCGCTCTTTGCCGTTTGCTGATAAGCCTCATTTCAATGTTTTTATAACTTCGAGCAATAAGCCTTTGGTTTTTAGGAGCAGTGGCCTCGGCTTTGTTGCTTCGGCCATAGCTACTTCTAACAACGTCCTCAGTGAAGAAGCGTTCAAAGGTCTTGGTGACTACTCCGACGATTCCGGTTCTCTTGACAAGGATTATGAGTCTGAGGACGTTAGTGTGGACGAGGATGAACTTGCCATTTCTAAGATTGGTTTACCTGATCGTCTCGTTGATACTCTTGAGAAGCGTGGCATTACTCACCTTTTCCCCATTCAGGTACTCTACTAATAAATGCagaattttgttttcataaatgagGATACCggaaattttatgaaaatttaattagttttaaatgttttagaatCAAATTCGTGTGCAATCAGAGAtgaaagtatatttttttaaacagttaCTATAGTTTTCAACTAacagttttcaaataaaatctttaGAGGTTTGTATAAAATAAGTATAGTTGTTAACTCTTGACACAATTTTTGAATACTGTGTTAAATACATTTTCAGATATGGAATATAGTCAGAATAACTTGCTTTTTTGGCTGCAGcttagtttttgaaaattagtttttcattcttttcagcCTTCTCCTTCTAATTTATGTGTTGTTATGTTTATGGTTTAGAGAGCTGTTTTAGTTCCAGCTCTACAAGGGAAAGATTTGATTGCTCGTGCAAAGACTGGAACTGGGAAGACATTAGCCTTTGGAATTCCGATACTTAAGCGTCTTACTGAAGATGCTGATCAAGCTCCATCTCTCAGGTACACTTTCCTTTATTATCATTTGTATTATATCTTTCATATATTGCTCAATTACAATATAGTAAGAgcatttgtttcttttgttagTCGGGGTCGACTTCCAAAAGTTTTGGTTCTTGCACCGACTCGTGAGTTAGCCAAGCAAGTagagaaagaaattaaagagTCTGCTCCTTATTTGAACACTGTGTGTGTTTATGGAGGGGTTTCATATAACACTCAACAAAATGCTCTTGCCCGTGGGGTGGATGTGGTTGTTGGAACTCCTGGTCGAATCATTGACCTTATTAAAAATAGGTCCCTCAGATTGGGGGAAATAGAGTTTTTGGTTCTTGATGAAGCTGATCAGATGCTTGCTGTTGGATTTGAGGAGGATGTAGAAGTTATTTTGGAAAATCTTCCACCCAAGAGACAGAGCATGCTTTTCTCTGCAACCATGCCTGCTTGGGTCAAGAAATTATCTAGAAAGTATTTGGACAATCCTCTCAATATAGATTTGGTACATGTCTTTTCCTTCCTTCCATTTCATAGAATGTATATCTTGACGTTAACTGTACATTCTATGTATTATGTTTGCTATAGCAACATTTGTTAAATCcatcttatttctttttgtaCAGGTTGGTGACCAAGAGGAGAAGCTTGCAGAAGGGATTAAACTTTATGCTATATCAACAACTGCAACCTCAAAGCGAACCATTCTTAGTGATCTTATAACGGTATTGTTACAAACCTTACTTTGTATTGGTAACTTCTTTAAAGATTGTGCCAATGAGCAAaaagcaaaaatataaaaaataaagaagtgcaatttatatctaatatttAGCTTGCATGGTATGAGACATCAGTCTAATACATTAGTTCAATTGGAAACAGTTTTGTTTATGGTAAAAAGCACATGCAGGACACATGATATTTTATATGCGAGAGCAGAATCTGGTGTAAATTTCAAGATAATTTGGATGATGTGaaagaaatttgttttatatcaacTGTTTTGGTAGGTATATGCAAAGGGTGGGAAGACCATTGTATTTACACAGACAAAACGAGATGCTGATGAAGTCTCAATGGCATTGACAAACAGTATAGCTTCTGAGGCATTGCATGGAGATATATCTCAACACCAGAGGGAGAGAACATTAAATGGTTTTCGACAAGGAAAATTTACTGTTCTTGTTGCCACTGATGTTGCAGCTCGTGGGCTTGATATTCCCAATGTTGATTTAGTAAGTTCACTAATTTGGTCATCTTATTTAATCAGTTTTTATAAGCATAAACAAAGTGAGTTATTGTTAAGTACCTCA encodes:
- the LOC123207466 gene encoding DEAD-box ATP-dependent RNA helicase 3, chloroplastic-like isoform X14, which gives rise to MSAILGVSSTPILKVYAKRATTSSLFRSLPFADKPHFNVFITSSNKPLVFRSSGLGFVASAIATSNNVLSEEAFKGLGDYSDDSGSLDKDYESEDVSVDEDELAISKIGLPDRLVDTLEKRGITHLFPIQRAVLVPALQGKDLIARAKTGTGKTLAFGIPILKRLTEDADQAPSLSRGRLPKVLVLAPTRELAKQVEKEIKESAPYLNTVCVYGGVSYNTQQNALARGVDVVVGTPGRIIDLIKNRSLRLGEIEFLVLDEADQMLAVGFEEDVEVILENLPPKRQSMLFSATMPAWVKKLSRKYLDNPLNIDLVGDQEEKLAEGIKLYAISTTATSKRTILSDLITVYAKGGKTIVFTQTKRDADEVSMALTNSIASEALHGDISQHQRERTLNGFRQGKFTVLVATDVAARGLDIPNVDLIIHYELPNDPETFVHRSGRTGRAGKEGTAILMFTSSQRRTVRSLERDVGCKFEFVSPPAIEEVLESSAEQVVATLNGVHPESVEFFVPTAQRLIEEQGMNALAAALAQLSGFSRPPSSRSLITHEQGWVTLQLTRDSGYSRGFLSARSVTGLLSAIYPAAADELGKINIIADDRVQGAVFDLPEEIAKELLNKQIPPGNTISKITKLPALQDDGPSSDNYGRFSNRDRFSRGGSWDKRGFRPSRGGWSSNDEDGYRRGSRSSRAQNSWSRFSKSSGDDWLIGGRRSSRPSSRESSGDDWLIGGSRSSRPSSRESSGDDWLIGGSRSSRPSSRESSGDDWLIGGSRSSRPSTRERFGGSCFNCGRSGHRASECPNKTQY
- the LOC123207466 gene encoding DEAD-box ATP-dependent RNA helicase 3, chloroplastic-like isoform X39 → MSAILGVSSTPILKVYAKRATTSSLFRSLPFADKPHFNVFITSSNKPLVFRSSGLGFVASAIATSNNVLSEEAFKGLGDYSDDSGSLDKDYESEDVSVDEDELAISKIGLPDRLVDTLEKRGITHLFPIQRAVLVPALQGKDLIARAKTGTGKTLAFGIPILKRLTEDADQAPSLSRGRLPKVLVLAPTRELAKQVEKEIKESAPYLNTVCVYGGVSYNTQQNALARGVDVVVGTPGRIIDLIKNRSLRLGEIEFLVLDEADQMLAVGFEEDVEVILENLPPKRQSMLFSATMPAWVKKLSRKYLDNPLNIDLVGDQEEKLAEGIKLYAISTTATSKRTILSDLITVYAKGGKTIVFTQTKRDADEVSMALTNSIASEALHGDISQHQRERTLNGFRQGKFTVLVATDVAARGLDIPNVDLIIHYELPNDPETFVHRSGRTGRAGKEGTAILMFTSSQRRTVRSLERDVGCKFEFVSPPAIEEVLESSAEQVVATLNGVHPESVEFFVPTAQRLIEEQGMNALAAALAQLSGFSRPPSSRSLITHEQGWVTLQLTRDSGYSRGFLSARSVTGLLSAIYPAAADELGKINIIADDRVQGAVFDLPEEIAKELLNKQIPPGNTISKITKLPALQDDGPSSDNYGRFSNRDRFSRGGSWDKRGFRPSRGGWSSNDEDGYRRGSRSSRAQNSWSRFSKSSGDDWLIGGRRSSRPSSRESGDDWLIGGSRSSRPSSRESGDDWLIGGSRSSRPSTRERFGGSCFNCGRSGHRASECPNKTQY
- the LOC123207466 gene encoding DEAD-box ATP-dependent RNA helicase 3, chloroplastic-like isoform X7, producing the protein MSAILGVSSTPILKVYAKRATTSSLFRSLPFADKPHFNVFITSSNKPLVFRSSGLGFVASAIATSNNVLSEEAFKGLGDYSDDSGSLDKDYESEDVSVDEDELAISKIGLPDRLVDTLEKRGITHLFPIQRAVLVPALQGKDLIARAKTGTGKTLAFGIPILKRLTEDADQAPSLSRGRLPKVLVLAPTRELAKQVEKEIKESAPYLNTVCVYGGVSYNTQQNALARGVDVVVGTPGRIIDLIKNRSLRLGEIEFLVLDEADQMLAVGFEEDVEVILENLPPKRQSMLFSATMPAWVKKLSRKYLDNPLNIDLVGDQEEKLAEGIKLYAISTTATSKRTILSDLITVYAKGGKTIVFTQTKRDADEVSMALTNSIASEALHGDISQHQRERTLNGFRQGKFTVLVATDVAARGLDIPNVDLIIHYELPNDPETFVHRSGRTGRAGKEGTAILMFTSSQRRTVRSLERDVGCKFEFVSPPAIEEVLESSAEQVVATLNGVHPESVEFFVPTAQRLIEEQGMNALAAALAQLSGFSRPPSSRSLITHEQGWVTLQLTRDSGYSRGFLSARSVTGLLSAIYPAAADELGKINIIADDRVQGAVFDLPEEIAKELLNKQIPPGNTISKITKLPALQDDGPSSDNYGRFSNRDRFSRGGSWDKRGFRPSRGGWSSNDEDGYRRGSRSSRAQNSWSRFSKSSGDDWLIGGRRSSRPSSRERSSGDDWLIGGSRSSRPSSRESGDDWLIGGSRSSRPSSRERSSGDDWLIGGSRSSRPSTRERFGGSCFNCGRSGHRASECPNKTQY
- the LOC123207466 gene encoding DEAD-box ATP-dependent RNA helicase 3, chloroplastic-like isoform X3, with product MSAILGVSSTPILKVYAKRATTSSLFRSLPFADKPHFNVFITSSNKPLVFRSSGLGFVASAIATSNNVLSEEAFKGLGDYSDDSGSLDKDYESEDVSVDEDELAISKIGLPDRLVDTLEKRGITHLFPIQRAVLVPALQGKDLIARAKTGTGKTLAFGIPILKRLTEDADQAPSLSRGRLPKVLVLAPTRELAKQVEKEIKESAPYLNTVCVYGGVSYNTQQNALARGVDVVVGTPGRIIDLIKNRSLRLGEIEFLVLDEADQMLAVGFEEDVEVILENLPPKRQSMLFSATMPAWVKKLSRKYLDNPLNIDLVGDQEEKLAEGIKLYAISTTATSKRTILSDLITVYAKGGKTIVFTQTKRDADEVSMALTNSIASEALHGDISQHQRERTLNGFRQGKFTVLVATDVAARGLDIPNVDLIIHYELPNDPETFVHRSGRTGRAGKEGTAILMFTSSQRRTVRSLERDVGCKFEFVSPPAIEEVLESSAEQVVATLNGVHPESVEFFVPTAQRLIEEQGMNALAAALAQLSGFSRPPSSRSLITHEQGWVTLQLTRDSGYSRGFLSARSVTGLLSAIYPAAADELGKINIIADDRVQGAVFDLPEEIAKELLNKQIPPGNTISKITKLPALQDDGPSSDNYGRFSNRDRFSRGGSWDKRGFRPSRGGWSSNDEDGYRRGSRSSRAQNSWSRFSKSSGDDWLIGGRRSSRPSSRERSSGDDWLIGGSRSSRPSSRERSSGDDWLIGGSRSSRPSSRESSGDDWLIGGSRSSRPSTRERFGGSCFNCGRSGHRASECPNKTQY
- the LOC123207466 gene encoding DEAD-box ATP-dependent RNA helicase 3, chloroplastic-like isoform X16; this translates as MSAILGVSSTPILKVYAKRATTSSLFRSLPFADKPHFNVFITSSNKPLVFRSSGLGFVASAIATSNNVLSEEAFKGLGDYSDDSGSLDKDYESEDVSVDEDELAISKIGLPDRLVDTLEKRGITHLFPIQRAVLVPALQGKDLIARAKTGTGKTLAFGIPILKRLTEDADQAPSLSRGRLPKVLVLAPTRELAKQVEKEIKESAPYLNTVCVYGGVSYNTQQNALARGVDVVVGTPGRIIDLIKNRSLRLGEIEFLVLDEADQMLAVGFEEDVEVILENLPPKRQSMLFSATMPAWVKKLSRKYLDNPLNIDLVGDQEEKLAEGIKLYAISTTATSKRTILSDLITVYAKGGKTIVFTQTKRDADEVSMALTNSIASEALHGDISQHQRERTLNGFRQGKFTVLVATDVAARGLDIPNVDLIIHYELPNDPETFVHRSGRTGRAGKEGTAILMFTSSQRRTVRSLERDVGCKFEFVSPPAIEEVLESSAEQVVATLNGVHPESVEFFVPTAQRLIEEQGMNALAAALAQLSGFSRPPSSRSLITHEQGWVTLQLTRDSGYSRGFLSARSVTGLLSAIYPAAADELGKINIIADDRVQGAVFDLPEEIAKELLNKQIPPGNTISKITKLPALQDDGPSSDNYGRFSNRDRFSRGGSWDKRGFRPSRGGWSSNDEDGYRRGSRSSRAQNSWSRFSKSSGDDWLIGGRRSSRPSSRESGDDWLIGGSRSSRPSSRESGDDWLIGGSRSSRPSSRERSSGDDWLIGGSRSSRPSTRERFGGSCFNCGRSGHRASECPNKTQY
- the LOC123207466 gene encoding DEAD-box ATP-dependent RNA helicase 3, chloroplastic-like isoform X10, translating into MSAILGVSSTPILKVYAKRATTSSLFRSLPFADKPHFNVFITSSNKPLVFRSSGLGFVASAIATSNNVLSEEAFKGLGDYSDDSGSLDKDYESEDVSVDEDELAISKIGLPDRLVDTLEKRGITHLFPIQRAVLVPALQGKDLIARAKTGTGKTLAFGIPILKRLTEDADQAPSLSRGRLPKVLVLAPTRELAKQVEKEIKESAPYLNTVCVYGGVSYNTQQNALARGVDVVVGTPGRIIDLIKNRSLRLGEIEFLVLDEADQMLAVGFEEDVEVILENLPPKRQSMLFSATMPAWVKKLSRKYLDNPLNIDLVGDQEEKLAEGIKLYAISTTATSKRTILSDLITVYAKGGKTIVFTQTKRDADEVSMALTNSIASEALHGDISQHQRERTLNGFRQGKFTVLVATDVAARGLDIPNVDLIIHYELPNDPETFVHRSGRTGRAGKEGTAILMFTSSQRRTVRSLERDVGCKFEFVSPPAIEEVLESSAEQVVATLNGVHPESVEFFVPTAQRLIEEQGMNALAAALAQLSGFSRPPSSRSLITHEQGWVTLQLTRDSGYSRGFLSARSVTGLLSAIYPAAADELGKINIIADDRVQGAVFDLPEEIAKELLNKQIPPGNTISKITKLPALQDDGPSSDNYGRFSNRDRFSRGGSWDKRGFRPSRGGWSSNDEDGYRRGSRSSRAQNSWSRFSKSSGDDWLIGGRRSSRPSSRESGDDWLIGGSRSSRPSSRESSGDDWLIGGSRSSRPSSRERSSGDDWLIGGSRSSRPSTRERFGGSCFNCGRSGHRASECPNKTQY
- the LOC123207466 gene encoding DEAD-box ATP-dependent RNA helicase 3, chloroplastic-like isoform X20 is translated as MSAILGVSSTPILKVYAKRATTSSLFRSLPFADKPHFNVFITSSNKPLVFRSSGLGFVASAIATSNNVLSEEAFKGLGDYSDDSGSLDKDYESEDVSVDEDELAISKIGLPDRLVDTLEKRGITHLFPIQRAVLVPALQGKDLIARAKTGTGKTLAFGIPILKRLTEDADQAPSLSRGRLPKVLVLAPTRELAKQVEKEIKESAPYLNTVCVYGGVSYNTQQNALARGVDVVVGTPGRIIDLIKNRSLRLGEIEFLVLDEADQMLAVGFEEDVEVILENLPPKRQSMLFSATMPAWVKKLSRKYLDNPLNIDLVGDQEEKLAEGIKLYAISTTATSKRTILSDLITVYAKGGKTIVFTQTKRDADEVSMALTNSIASEALHGDISQHQRERTLNGFRQGKFTVLVATDVAARGLDIPNVDLIIHYELPNDPETFVHRSGRTGRAGKEGTAILMFTSSQRRTVRSLERDVGCKFEFVSPPAIEEVLESSAEQVVATLNGVHPESVEFFVPTAQRLIEEQGMNALAAALAQLSGFSRPPSSRSLITHEQGWVTLQLTRDSGYSRGFLSARSVTGLLSAIYPAAADELGKINIIADDRVQGAVFDLPEEIAKELLNKQIPPGNTISKITKLPALQDDGPSSDNYGRFSNRDRFSRGGSWDKRGFRPSRGGWSSNDEDGYRRGSRSSRAQNSWSRFSKSSGDDWLIGGRRSSRPSSRESGDDWLIGGSRSSRPSSRESSGDDWLIGGSRSSRPSSRESGDDWLIGGSRSSRPSTRERFGGSCFNCGRSGHRASECPNKTQY
- the LOC123207466 gene encoding DEAD-box ATP-dependent RNA helicase 3, chloroplastic-like isoform X18, whose translation is MSAILGVSSTPILKVYAKRATTSSLFRSLPFADKPHFNVFITSSNKPLVFRSSGLGFVASAIATSNNVLSEEAFKGLGDYSDDSGSLDKDYESEDVSVDEDELAISKIGLPDRLVDTLEKRGITHLFPIQRAVLVPALQGKDLIARAKTGTGKTLAFGIPILKRLTEDADQAPSLSRGRLPKVLVLAPTRELAKQVEKEIKESAPYLNTVCVYGGVSYNTQQNALARGVDVVVGTPGRIIDLIKNRSLRLGEIEFLVLDEADQMLAVGFEEDVEVILENLPPKRQSMLFSATMPAWVKKLSRKYLDNPLNIDLVGDQEEKLAEGIKLYAISTTATSKRTILSDLITVYAKGGKTIVFTQTKRDADEVSMALTNSIASEALHGDISQHQRERTLNGFRQGKFTVLVATDVAARGLDIPNVDLIIHYELPNDPETFVHRSGRTGRAGKEGTAILMFTSSQRRTVRSLERDVGCKFEFVSPPAIEEVLESSAEQVVATLNGVHPESVEFFVPTAQRLIEEQGMNALAAALAQLSGFSRPPSSRSLITHEQGWVTLQLTRDSGYSRGFLSARSVTGLLSAIYPAAADELGKINIIADDRVQGAVFDLPEEIAKELLNKQIPPGNTISKITKLPALQDDGPSSDNYGRFSNRDRFSRGGSWDKRGFRPSRGGWSSNDEDGYRRGSRSSRAQNSWSRFSKSSGDDWLIGGRRSSRPSSRESSGDDWLIGGSRSSRPSSRESGDDWLIGGSRSSRPSSRESSGDDWLIGGSRSSRPSTRERFGGSCFNCGRSGHRASECPNKTQY
- the LOC123207466 gene encoding DEAD-box ATP-dependent RNA helicase 3, chloroplastic-like isoform X27 — translated: MSAILGVSSTPILKVYAKRATTSSLFRSLPFADKPHFNVFITSSNKPLVFRSSGLGFVASAIATSNNVLSEEAFKGLGDYSDDSGSLDKDYESEDVSVDEDELAISKIGLPDRLVDTLEKRGITHLFPIQRAVLVPALQGKDLIARAKTGTGKTLAFGIPILKRLTEDADQAPSLSRGRLPKVLVLAPTRELAKQVEKEIKESAPYLNTVCVYGGVSYNTQQNALARGVDVVVGTPGRIIDLIKNRSLRLGEIEFLVLDEADQMLAVGFEEDVEVILENLPPKRQSMLFSATMPAWVKKLSRKYLDNPLNIDLVGDQEEKLAEGIKLYAISTTATSKRTILSDLITVYAKGGKTIVFTQTKRDADEVSMALTNSIASEALHGDISQHQRERTLNGFRQGKFTVLVATDVAARGLDIPNVDLIIHYELPNDPETFVHRSGRTGRAGKEGTAILMFTSSQRRTVRSLERDVGCKFEFVSPPAIEEVLESSAEQVVATLNGVHPESVEFFVPTAQRLIEEQGMNALAAALAQLSGFSRPPSSRSLITHEQGWVTLQLTRDSGYSRGFLSARSVTGLLSAIYPAAADELGKINIIADDRVQGAVFDLPEEIAKELLNKQIPPGNTISKITKLPALQDDGPSSDNYGRFSNRDRFSRGGSWDKRGFRPSRGGWSSNDEDGYRRGSRSSRAQNSWSRFSKSSGDDWLIGGRRSSRPSSRERSSGDDWLIGGSRSSRPSSRESSGDDWLIGGSRSSRPSTRERFGGSCFNCGRSGHRASECPNKTQY
- the LOC123207466 gene encoding DEAD-box ATP-dependent RNA helicase 3, chloroplastic-like isoform X2, translating into MSAILGVSSTPILKVYAKRATTSSLFRSLPFADKPHFNVFITSSNKPLVFRSSGLGFVASAIATSNNVLSEEAFKGLGDYSDDSGSLDKDYESEDVSVDEDELAISKIGLPDRLVDTLEKRGITHLFPIQRAVLVPALQGKDLIARAKTGTGKTLAFGIPILKRLTEDADQAPSLSRGRLPKVLVLAPTRELAKQVEKEIKESAPYLNTVCVYGGVSYNTQQNALARGVDVVVGTPGRIIDLIKNRSLRLGEIEFLVLDEADQMLAVGFEEDVEVILENLPPKRQSMLFSATMPAWVKKLSRKYLDNPLNIDLVGDQEEKLAEGIKLYAISTTATSKRTILSDLITVYAKGGKTIVFTQTKRDADEVSMALTNSIASEALHGDISQHQRERTLNGFRQGKFTVLVATDVAARGLDIPNVDLIIHYELPNDPETFVHRSGRTGRAGKEGTAILMFTSSQRRTVRSLERDVGCKFEFVSPPAIEEVLESSAEQVVATLNGVHPESVEFFVPTAQRLIEEQGMNALAAALAQLSGFSRPPSSRSLITHEQGWVTLQLTRDSGYSRGFLSARSVTGLLSAIYPAAADELGKINIIADDRVQGAVFDLPEEIAKELLNKQIPPGNTISKITKLPALQDDGPSSDNYGRFSNRDRFSRGGSWDKRGFRPSRGGWSSNDEDGYRRGSRSSRAQNSWSRFSKSSGDDWLIGGRRSSRPSSRERSSGDDWLIGGSRSSRPSSRESSGDDWLIGGSRSSRPSSRERSSGDDWLIGGSRSSRPSTRERFGGSCFNCGRSGHRASECPNKTQY
- the LOC123207466 gene encoding DEAD-box ATP-dependent RNA helicase 3, chloroplastic-like isoform X13 codes for the protein MSAILGVSSTPILKVYAKRATTSSLFRSLPFADKPHFNVFITSSNKPLVFRSSGLGFVASAIATSNNVLSEEAFKGLGDYSDDSGSLDKDYESEDVSVDEDELAISKIGLPDRLVDTLEKRGITHLFPIQRAVLVPALQGKDLIARAKTGTGKTLAFGIPILKRLTEDADQAPSLSRGRLPKVLVLAPTRELAKQVEKEIKESAPYLNTVCVYGGVSYNTQQNALARGVDVVVGTPGRIIDLIKNRSLRLGEIEFLVLDEADQMLAVGFEEDVEVILENLPPKRQSMLFSATMPAWVKKLSRKYLDNPLNIDLVGDQEEKLAEGIKLYAISTTATSKRTILSDLITVYAKGGKTIVFTQTKRDADEVSMALTNSIASEALHGDISQHQRERTLNGFRQGKFTVLVATDVAARGLDIPNVDLIIHYELPNDPETFVHRSGRTGRAGKEGTAILMFTSSQRRTVRSLERDVGCKFEFVSPPAIEEVLESSAEQVVATLNGVHPESVEFFVPTAQRLIEEQGMNALAAALAQLSGFSRPPSSRSLITHEQGWVTLQLTRDSGYSRGFLSARSVTGLLSAIYPAAADELGKINIIADDRVQGAVFDLPEEIAKELLNKQIPPGNTISKITKLPALQDDGPSSDNYGRFSNRDRFSRGGSWDKRGFRPSRGGWSSNDEDGYRRGSRSSRAQNSWSRFSKSSGDDWLIGGRRSSRPSSRESSGDDWLIGGSRSSRPSSRESGDDWLIGGSRSSRPSSRERSSGDDWLIGGSRSSRPSTRERFGGSCFNCGRSGHRASECPNKTQY
- the LOC123207466 gene encoding DEAD-box ATP-dependent RNA helicase 3, chloroplastic-like isoform X42, whose amino-acid sequence is MSAILGVSSTPILKVYAKRATTSSLFRSLPFADKPHFNVFITSSNKPLVFRSSGLGFVASAIATSNNVLSEEAFKGLGDYSDDSGSLDKDYESEDVSVDEDELAISKIGLPDRLVDTLEKRGITHLFPIQRAVLVPALQGKDLIARAKTGTGKTLAFGIPILKRLTEDADQAPSLSRGRLPKVLVLAPTRELAKQVEKEIKESAPYLNTVCVYGGVSYNTQQNALARGVDVVVGTPGRIIDLIKNRSLRLGEIEFLVLDEADQMLAVGFEEDVEVILENLPPKRQSMLFSATMPAWVKKLSRKYLDNPLNIDLVGDQEEKLAEGIKLYAISTTATSKRTILSDLITVYAKGGKTIVFTQTKRDADEVSMALTNSIASEALHGDISQHQRERTLNGFRQGKFTVLVATDVAARGLDIPNVDLIIHYELPNDPETFVHRSGRTGRAGKEGTAILMFTSSQRRTVRSLERDVGCKFEFVSPPAIEEVLESSAEQVVATLNGVHPESVEFFVPTAQRLIEEQGMNALAAALAQLSGFSRPPSSRSLITHEQGWVTLQLTRDSGYSRGFLSARSVTGLLSAIYPAAADELGKINIIADDRVQGAVFDLPEEIAKELLNKQIPPGNTISKITKLPALQDDGPSSDNYGRFSNRDRFSRGGSWDKRGFRPSRGGWSSNDEDGYRRGSRSSRAQNSWSRFSKSSGDDWLIGGRRSSRPSSRESSGDDWLIGGSRSSRPSTRERFGGSCFNCGRSGHRASECPNKTQY
- the LOC123207466 gene encoding DEAD-box ATP-dependent RNA helicase 3, chloroplastic-like isoform X21 — protein: MSAILGVSSTPILKVYAKRATTSSLFRSLPFADKPHFNVFITSSNKPLVFRSSGLGFVASAIATSNNVLSEEAFKGLGDYSDDSGSLDKDYESEDVSVDEDELAISKIGLPDRLVDTLEKRGITHLFPIQRAVLVPALQGKDLIARAKTGTGKTLAFGIPILKRLTEDADQAPSLSRGRLPKVLVLAPTRELAKQVEKEIKESAPYLNTVCVYGGVSYNTQQNALARGVDVVVGTPGRIIDLIKNRSLRLGEIEFLVLDEADQMLAVGFEEDVEVILENLPPKRQSMLFSATMPAWVKKLSRKYLDNPLNIDLVGDQEEKLAEGIKLYAISTTATSKRTILSDLITVYAKGGKTIVFTQTKRDADEVSMALTNSIASEALHGDISQHQRERTLNGFRQGKFTVLVATDVAARGLDIPNVDLIIHYELPNDPETFVHRSGRTGRAGKEGTAILMFTSSQRRTVRSLERDVGCKFEFVSPPAIEEVLESSAEQVVATLNGVHPESVEFFVPTAQRLIEEQGMNALAAALAQLSGFSRPPSSRSLITHEQGWVTLQLTRDSGYSRGFLSARSVTGLLSAIYPAAADELGKINIIADDRVQGAVFDLPEEIAKELLNKQIPPGNTISKITKLPALQDDGPSSDNYGRFSNRDRFSRGGSWDKRGFRPSRGGWSSNDEDGYRRGSRSSRAQNSWSRFSKSSGDDWLIGGRRSSRPSSRESGDDWLIGGSRSSRPSSRESGDDWLIGGSRSSRPSSRESSGDDWLIGGSRSSRPSTRERFGGSCFNCGRSGHRASECPNKTQY
- the LOC123207466 gene encoding DEAD-box ATP-dependent RNA helicase 3, chloroplastic-like isoform X6; translated protein: MSAILGVSSTPILKVYAKRATTSSLFRSLPFADKPHFNVFITSSNKPLVFRSSGLGFVASAIATSNNVLSEEAFKGLGDYSDDSGSLDKDYESEDVSVDEDELAISKIGLPDRLVDTLEKRGITHLFPIQRAVLVPALQGKDLIARAKTGTGKTLAFGIPILKRLTEDADQAPSLSRGRLPKVLVLAPTRELAKQVEKEIKESAPYLNTVCVYGGVSYNTQQNALARGVDVVVGTPGRIIDLIKNRSLRLGEIEFLVLDEADQMLAVGFEEDVEVILENLPPKRQSMLFSATMPAWVKKLSRKYLDNPLNIDLVGDQEEKLAEGIKLYAISTTATSKRTILSDLITVYAKGGKTIVFTQTKRDADEVSMALTNSIASEALHGDISQHQRERTLNGFRQGKFTVLVATDVAARGLDIPNVDLIIHYELPNDPETFVHRSGRTGRAGKEGTAILMFTSSQRRTVRSLERDVGCKFEFVSPPAIEEVLESSAEQVVATLNGVHPESVEFFVPTAQRLIEEQGMNALAAALAQLSGFSRPPSSRSLITHEQGWVTLQLTRDSGYSRGFLSARSVTGLLSAIYPAAADELGKINIIADDRVQGAVFDLPEEIAKELLNKQIPPGNTISKITKLPALQDDGPSSDNYGRFSNRDRFSRGGSWDKRGFRPSRGGWSSNDEDGYRRGSRSSRAQNSWSRFSKSSGDDWLIGGRRSSRPSSRESGDDWLIGGSRSSRPSSRERSSGDDWLIGGSRSSRPSSRERSSGDDWLIGGSRSSRPSTRERFGGSCFNCGRSGHRASECPNKTQY